The proteins below are encoded in one region of Hordeum vulgare subsp. vulgare chromosome 3H, MorexV3_pseudomolecules_assembly, whole genome shotgun sequence:
- the LOC123439695 gene encoding expansin-A24-like — protein sequence MATAPARAIAVVLLTFVCCGCAMAADKAPIKWLRAHATFYGGADASDTMGGACGYGNLYSAGYGTRTAALSTVLFNDGAACGQCYKIACDRKLADPMWCKPGVSVTVTATNFCPPNNALPNDNGGWCNPPRPHFDMAQPAWEKIGVYKGGIIPVMYQRVPCVKKGGVRFKIEGHDYFNLVTVMNVAAAGSIKSMDVKSSDSNNWMTMSRNWGANWHSVANLTGKILSFRLTNTDGQTLEFNNIVPDGWKFGQTFASKQQFK from the exons ATGGCGACTGCTCCGGCTCGAGCTATTGCAGTGGTGCTGCTCACGTTCGTCTGCTGTGGGTGTGCCATGGCCGCGGACAAAGCACCGATCAAATGGCTGAGGGCGCACGCGACATTCTACGGCGGCGCCGATGCCTCTGACACCATGGGTGGAGCATGCGGGTACGGTAATCTGTACTCGGCGGGGTACGGCACACGGACGGCGGCGCTGAGCACGGTGCTGTTCAACGACGGTGCAGCGTGTGGGCAGTGCTATAAGATTGCGTGTGACCGCAAGCTCGCAGATCCGATGTGGTGCAAACCAGGCGTCTCGGTGACGGTGACGGCAACGAACTTCTGTCCGCCTAACAACGCGCTCCCGAACGACAACGGTGGTTGGTGCAATCCACCGAGGCCACACTTTGACATGGCGCAGCCGGCCTGGGAGAAGATCGGCGTCTACAAAGGCGGCATCATCCCCGTCATGTACCAAAG GGTCCCATGCGTGAAGAAGGGTGGGGTGCGGTTCAAGATTGAAGGTCACGATTACTTCAACCTAGTTACTGTGATGAACGTAGCAGCCGCCGGCTCAATTAAATCTATGGATGTCAAGAGCTCTGATTCAAACAATTGGATGACAATGTCCCGTAACTGGGGTGCCAACTGGCACTCTGTAGCAAATCTTACCGGAAAAATACTTTCATTCAGGCTCACTAACACAGATGGGCAAACACTTGAGTTTAACAATATTGTGCCCGATGGATGGAAGTTCGGGCAAACATTTGCAAGCAAACAACAGTTCAAGTGA